A single window of Streptomyces aquilus DNA harbors:
- a CDS encoding SAVMC3_10250 family protein, which translates to MDLVYVSERKIYGRLGIRPVSVQQGLQASLKVPPLIEVSGSRSWDEAAEPIAGHALVEKARSSIERRFSPVPFTTRNLQVNQWVSFDLDMAQVAVHEDSGTPPEDVALFVGQVPAGTAGQPRDLGLMLCGSVQHLRTQVCGRGRMGSDTTWLHDLILEVERREDRGLNVIPEFLNDLMPHRRSEVLIEDAAFGVHGWIQREHPPSTRGRLRGHAIVLMDIDRPRWVHRLVVATPLYVEAVHEPTSQARRRILPKMRRRARTP; encoded by the coding sequence GTGGATTTGGTCTATGTCTCTGAGCGCAAAATCTACGGGCGGCTTGGTATCCGGCCTGTCTCCGTGCAGCAGGGTCTGCAGGCCTCGTTGAAGGTTCCGCCGTTGATCGAGGTGTCGGGAAGCCGGAGCTGGGATGAGGCGGCTGAGCCAATCGCCGGGCACGCGTTAGTGGAGAAGGCCCGGAGCAGCATCGAGCGGCGGTTCAGCCCGGTGCCGTTTACGACCCGAAACTTGCAGGTGAATCAGTGGGTCAGTTTCGATCTGGACATGGCTCAAGTAGCCGTTCACGAAGACAGTGGCACACCGCCCGAGGACGTTGCTTTGTTCGTCGGGCAGGTTCCTGCGGGGACGGCTGGCCAGCCGCGCGACCTGGGGCTCATGTTGTGCGGCTCGGTGCAGCATCTGCGTACGCAGGTGTGCGGGCGAGGCCGGATGGGCTCGGATACCACGTGGCTGCACGATCTGATTCTCGAGGTTGAGCGTCGTGAGGACCGCGGACTGAACGTGATTCCCGAGTTCCTCAATGATCTGATGCCCCATCGCCGCAGCGAAGTGCTCATCGAAGACGCCGCGTTCGGGGTGCACGGCTGGATTCAGCGAGAGCACCCGCCGTCTACTCGGGGACGTCTGCGAGGGCATGCCATTGTGTTGATGGACATTGATCGTCCGCGGTGGGTTCACCGGCTGGTGGTGGCGACCCCTTTGTATGTGGAGGCCGTGCACGAGCCGACGTCACAGGCGCGAAGGCGGATTCTTCCCAAGATGCGCAGGCGGGCTCGTACGCCCTGA
- a CDS encoding flavoprotein, translating to MTTTRVLYLFGSAAPPVFDVAQVIHNAHERGFDVCLGLTPTAARWLAPQLAELERLTGHPVRSEYKLPGEPDVWPTADVIAVAPATFNTINSWALGLTHDFVVGVAAEAIGKNIPTVTMPCVNAAYVQHHGFERSVAELRAMGVGVLYGKDGFIPNQPGQGKPKEYPWHLLLDAAEHASPPS from the coding sequence ATGACGACGACTCGTGTGCTCTACCTGTTCGGCAGCGCCGCCCCTCCCGTCTTCGACGTCGCGCAGGTGATCCACAACGCGCACGAGCGCGGCTTCGACGTGTGCCTCGGTCTCACCCCCACCGCCGCACGCTGGCTGGCCCCGCAACTCGCCGAGCTGGAGCGCTTGACCGGGCATCCCGTGCGCAGCGAGTACAAGCTGCCCGGCGAACCGGACGTGTGGCCGACAGCGGACGTGATCGCGGTCGCGCCGGCCACCTTCAACACGATCAACTCATGGGCGCTCGGCCTCACCCACGACTTCGTGGTGGGCGTCGCCGCCGAAGCCATCGGCAAGAACATTCCGACCGTGACCATGCCCTGCGTCAACGCTGCATACGTACAGCATCACGGGTTCGAACGCAGCGTCGCCGAGCTTCGCGCGATGGGCGTTGGGGTCCTGTACGGCAAGGACGGCTTCATCCCCAACCAGCCAGGCCAAGGCAAACCCAAGGAGTACCCCTGGCACCTCCTCCTCGACGCAGCCGAACACGCCTCACCCCCGAGCTAA
- a CDS encoding helix-turn-helix domain-containing protein, whose product MPTPDENHTGARIREQRRLARLTQRQFAARLPYSYSYLTQVECGARPATADFVAACAKTLNIDVTVLTGQPYVTQLQRDRLAELVRPIREALDLYDLGPNPDVTARPAGQLVAGADQLCAQVRAAHLRTAARALPGIIAELTHTAWSTPSTALWQALASCYRTAHDISVKLGYYDLSAVALDRMDWAAQRASDPCLAAVRQYMRALVYFREGEYRIGQRLIASGQSVVGQDGTTREALAVTGQLHLGASVISARAEDAAAVQVHIGEARRIAGKLGDAGEIHWLSFGPTNVDLHEMSAAVEMHAYDDALTKAHKIGKKLPPQLATSRRAHFLIDQARTQMETGHADGALMSLLEARRVAPEQTRYHPAARETITGLVHLSRRTPDSLNHMAAWIGL is encoded by the coding sequence ATGCCCACACCGGACGAGAACCACACGGGCGCACGGATCAGGGAGCAGCGCAGGCTGGCCCGGCTCACGCAGCGGCAGTTCGCTGCCCGGTTGCCCTACTCCTACAGCTACCTCACCCAGGTGGAGTGCGGTGCGCGCCCGGCGACGGCCGACTTTGTGGCGGCGTGTGCGAAGACGCTCAACATTGACGTGACCGTGCTGACCGGCCAGCCGTACGTGACGCAGCTCCAGCGGGACCGGCTGGCCGAACTCGTGCGGCCGATCCGTGAAGCTCTCGACCTGTATGACCTCGGCCCGAACCCGGACGTGACTGCACGGCCGGCCGGCCAGCTCGTCGCCGGTGCGGACCAACTGTGCGCACAGGTCCGTGCCGCGCACTTGCGGACGGCTGCCCGCGCTCTTCCGGGCATCATTGCCGAGCTGACGCACACGGCGTGGTCGACGCCTTCGACCGCGTTGTGGCAGGCCCTTGCCTCGTGCTACCGCACCGCGCACGACATCAGTGTGAAGCTCGGCTACTACGACCTGTCGGCTGTTGCCCTGGACCGGATGGATTGGGCGGCGCAACGGGCCTCCGACCCCTGCCTGGCCGCGGTGCGCCAGTACATGCGGGCCCTGGTCTACTTCCGCGAGGGCGAGTACCGGATCGGCCAGAGGCTGATCGCTTCTGGCCAGAGCGTGGTGGGCCAGGACGGCACGACCCGCGAGGCGTTGGCCGTCACAGGACAGCTGCACCTGGGTGCCTCAGTGATCTCCGCACGTGCTGAAGACGCCGCCGCCGTCCAGGTCCACATCGGCGAGGCGCGCCGCATCGCGGGAAAGCTCGGTGACGCCGGCGAGATCCACTGGCTCAGCTTCGGCCCGACCAACGTGGACCTGCACGAGATGTCCGCGGCCGTGGAGATGCACGCCTACGACGACGCCCTCACCAAAGCCCACAAGATCGGAAAGAAGCTGCCGCCGCAGCTGGCTACTTCCCGGCGAGCTCATTTCCTGATCGACCAGGCACGCACCCAGATGGAGACGGGACACGCCGACGGCGCGCTGATGTCGCTGCTTGAAGCCCGTCGCGTTGCTCCGGAGCAGACCCGCTATCACCCGGCGGCGAGGGAGACTATCACCGGCCTGGTGCACCTGTCCCGCCGGACCCCGGACAGCCTCAACCACATGGCTGCCTGGATCGGCCTGTAA
- a CDS encoding IS5 family transposase codes for MAERQPYPSDLSDEAWELIRPVITAWKGQHRSVSGHQGRYEMREIVNAILYQARVGCQWRYLPHDFPPYTAVYYYFGLWRDDGTDQTIHDLLRWQVRESKGRREDPSAVVMDSQTVHASVNAPKETTGLDPGKKSRGRKRGIATDVLGLLIAVIVVAASVHDNAVGITLLDKVAADNPGVVKSWVDAGFKNAVIEHGRSLGIDVEVVSRDPQAKGFAPSPKRWIVEQTFGTLMLHRRLARDYETLPASSASWIRWSMTDVMTHRLTATTTPTWRDRRRPASPGPA; via the coding sequence GTGGCTGAGCGGCAGCCGTACCCGAGTGATCTGTCGGATGAGGCATGGGAGTTGATCCGGCCGGTCATCACGGCCTGGAAGGGACAGCACCGCTCGGTCAGCGGTCATCAGGGCCGATACGAGATGCGGGAGATCGTGAACGCGATCCTGTATCAGGCCCGGGTCGGCTGCCAGTGGCGTTACCTGCCGCACGACTTCCCGCCGTACACCGCGGTGTACTACTACTTCGGGCTGTGGCGCGATGACGGCACCGACCAGACCATCCACGATCTGCTGCGCTGGCAGGTCCGCGAGTCGAAGGGCCGGCGCGAGGACCCGTCCGCGGTCGTCATGGACTCCCAGACCGTGCACGCCTCGGTCAACGCCCCCAAGGAGACGACCGGGCTGGACCCGGGCAAGAAGAGCCGGGGCCGCAAGCGGGGCATCGCCACCGATGTACTCGGTCTGCTCATCGCCGTGATCGTGGTCGCCGCGAGCGTGCACGACAACGCCGTCGGAATCACGCTGCTGGACAAGGTGGCCGCCGACAACCCCGGCGTGGTGAAGAGCTGGGTCGATGCCGGGTTCAAGAACGCCGTCATCGAGCACGGCAGGTCGCTGGGCATCGACGTCGAGGTGGTATCGCGTGACCCGCAGGCGAAGGGGTTCGCCCCGTCACCGAAGCGGTGGATCGTCGAGCAGACCTTCGGCACACTCATGCTGCACCGCCGCCTGGCCCGCGACTACGAGACCCTGCCCGCCAGTTCCGCGTCCTGGATCCGCTGGTCGATGACCGACGTCATGACCCACCGGCTCACCGCCACGACCACTCCCACCTGGCGGGACCGCCGCCGACCCGCTTCCCCCGGACCGGCATGA
- a CDS encoding IS3 family transposase (programmed frameshift), whose protein sequence is MPKPYPKEFREDVVRVARNREPGVTLEQVAADFGVHPASLTKWIRRAAAEERGEPGPAAGPGSARSELAELAEARKRIRLLEQENEVLRRAAAYLSQANLPKMMYPLVRELAAAVAPRRVPVAVTCRVLGLARQPYYRWLRSPVTDTELTEAYRANALFNAHRDDPEFGHRFLVDEARAAGEAMAERTAWRICRDNRWWSVFGKRKGRGKNAKAGPPVHNDRVQRDFTAQAPNRLWLTDITEHPTGEGKLYLCAVKDVFSGRIVGYSIDARMKSRLAVTALESAIARRGQVAGCIVHSDRGSQFRSRKFVAVLTHHGMAGSMGKVGAAGDNAAMESFFALLQKNVLDRQVWSIRQELRIAIVTWIERNYHRRRRQRRLARLTPIEYETIMTPPAALAA, encoded by the exons ATGCCCAAGCCGTATCCGAAGGAGTTCCGCGAGGACGTCGTGCGGGTCGCGCGCAACCGCGAGCCCGGCGTCACCCTGGAGCAAGTCGCCGCTGATTTCGGCGTCCACCCGGCCTCATTGACGAAGTGGATCCGACGCGCGGCGGCTGAGGAACGCGGCGAGCCGGGCCCGGCCGCCGGTCCTGGCTCCGCAAGGAGTGAGTTGGCTGAGCTGGCCGAGGCCCGCAAGCGGATCAGGCTGCTGGAGCAGGAGAACGAGGTACTGCGCCGGGCCGCGGCGTATCTGTCGCAGGCGAATCTGCCG AAAATGATGTACCCGCTCGTCCGCGAGCTGGCCGCCGCCGTCGCCCCTCGTCGTGTGCCGGTGGCGGTGACGTGCCGGGTGCTCGGGCTGGCCCGTCAGCCCTACTACCGGTGGCTGAGGTCCCCGGTCACCGACACCGAACTGACCGAGGCCTACCGGGCCAACGCCCTGTTCAACGCGCACCGCGACGACCCGGAGTTCGGCCACCGCTTCCTCGTCGACGAGGCCCGCGCCGCAGGCGAGGCGATGGCTGAGCGGACCGCCTGGCGGATCTGCCGGGACAACCGCTGGTGGAGCGTGTTCGGCAAGCGCAAGGGCCGCGGCAAGAACGCCAAGGCGGGGCCGCCGGTTCACAACGACCGGGTGCAGCGCGACTTCACCGCCCAGGCGCCGAACCGACTGTGGCTGACCGACATCACCGAGCACCCCACCGGCGAGGGCAAGCTGTATCTCTGTGCGGTCAAGGACGTGTTCTCGGGCCGCATCGTGGGCTACTCCATCGACGCAAGGATGAAGTCCCGCCTCGCGGTGACCGCGCTGGAGTCTGCCATCGCCCGCCGCGGCCAGGTCGCCGGATGCATCGTGCATTCGGATCGTGGATCGCAGTTCCGTTCACGGAAATTCGTCGCCGTTCTCACCCACCACGGCATGGCCGGCTCGATGGGAAAGGTCGGGGCAGCCGGCGACAACGCGGCGATGGAGAGCTTCTTCGCGCTGCTGCAGAAGAACGTCCTGGATCGCCAAGTCTGGTCCATTCGACAGGAGTTGCGGATCGCGATCGTGACCTGGATCGAGCGCAATTACCACCGCCGTCGACGCCAAAGACGCCTGGCCCGTTTGACCCCCATCGAGTACGAGACCATCATGACCCCACCCGCAGCCCTGGCTGCATAA